In Mycolicibacterium alvei, a single window of DNA contains:
- a CDS encoding SDR family oxidoreductase — MSIPAPRALGDRVVVVTGASRGIGAAIAVRAAEDGAAVALLAKTETPNPKIAGTLAETADAVQCAGGRALPLACDVRDATAVAAAIEAVAEAFGGIDVVINNAGALDLRSTESLPPKSLRRLLEVNVEGPFAVIQAALPHLRRSSNAHVVNISPPLSLEPRWVGTHVGHTVGKYAESLLTLGWADEFAGVPIAVNSVWPATTIASTGMMVAMGEAAVRAQARKPQIMSDAVHALITRNAATCTGNFYTDEEILREEGWDDDDLGEYRLAAREEDLTPNFYLSSAAR; from the coding sequence GTGAGCATTCCTGCTCCCCGAGCCCTGGGGGACCGCGTCGTCGTGGTGACCGGTGCCAGCCGCGGCATCGGCGCCGCCATCGCCGTGCGCGCGGCGGAGGATGGGGCGGCCGTCGCGCTACTGGCCAAAACCGAAACACCCAACCCCAAGATCGCCGGCACCTTGGCCGAGACCGCGGACGCTGTGCAGTGCGCAGGTGGCCGGGCGCTGCCACTGGCCTGCGATGTACGCGATGCCACCGCGGTGGCCGCGGCCATCGAGGCAGTCGCTGAAGCGTTCGGCGGCATCGACGTCGTGATCAACAACGCCGGCGCGCTGGACCTGCGATCAACGGAGAGTCTGCCTCCAAAGAGCCTGCGCCGCCTGTTGGAGGTCAACGTCGAAGGTCCGTTTGCGGTTATCCAGGCCGCCTTGCCGCACCTGCGCCGATCGTCGAATGCGCATGTTGTCAATATCTCTCCCCCGCTGAGCCTGGAGCCCCGTTGGGTGGGCACTCACGTCGGACACACCGTTGGCAAGTACGCCGAAAGCCTGCTCACCCTCGGCTGGGCCGACGAATTCGCCGGGGTACCAATCGCGGTGAACTCGGTGTGGCCGGCCACCACCATCGCCAGCACCGGAATGATGGTCGCCATGGGTGAGGCGGCGGTGCGCGCTCAGGCCCGCAAGCCGCAGATCATGTCTGACGCAGTGCACGCGTTGATCACCCGAAACGCTGCAACGTGCACCGGAAACTTCTATACAGACGAGGAAATCCTTCGCGAAGAGGGCTGGGACGATGACGATTTGGGTGAGTACCGGTTGGCCGCCCGCGAAGAGGACTTGACGCCCAACTTCTACCTGTCGTCGGCCGCCCGGTGA
- a CDS encoding FadR/GntR family transcriptional regulator, producing the protein MEVTSLREPKMADRVATVLRRMFIRGEITEGTMLPPESELMERFGVSRPTLREAFRVLESESLIQVQRGVRGGARVTRPRRETLARYAGLILEYEGVTVKDVYEARVTLEVPMVEQLAKDHDPKVIAELEEIVERESQLEPGSDAVDQLTDFHAAISRLSGNATLQIVSDMLHHIIEKANRSLQPTKGTRAEQAVRRSAKTHRMVLDMIKAGDAEKAGELWKKHLQKAEEFVLTGSELSTVVDLLE; encoded by the coding sequence ATGGAGGTCACCAGTCTTCGGGAGCCGAAGATGGCCGATCGGGTGGCCACGGTGCTGCGCCGGATGTTCATCCGGGGCGAGATCACCGAAGGCACCATGCTGCCACCGGAATCCGAACTGATGGAGCGCTTCGGGGTGTCGCGGCCGACCTTGCGGGAAGCATTCCGTGTACTCGAGTCGGAGTCACTCATCCAGGTCCAGCGCGGTGTGCGAGGCGGTGCCCGCGTCACCCGGCCACGCCGCGAAACGTTGGCCCGCTACGCCGGCCTCATCCTCGAATACGAGGGTGTCACCGTCAAGGACGTCTACGAAGCCCGGGTAACCCTCGAAGTGCCGATGGTCGAGCAGTTGGCCAAGGACCACGATCCCAAGGTGATTGCCGAGCTCGAGGAGATCGTAGAACGCGAGTCACAGTTGGAACCGGGCAGCGACGCCGTCGACCAACTCACCGACTTCCACGCCGCGATCTCTCGCTTGTCAGGCAACGCCACGTTGCAGATCGTCAGCGACATGCTGCATCACATCATCGAAAAGGCCAACCGCTCGTTGCAGCCCACCAAGGGCACGCGCGCCGAACAGGCGGTCCGCCGCTCTGCCAAGACACACCGGATGGTGCTGGACATGATCAAAGCGGGCGATGCGGAAAAGGCCGGCGAACTCTGGAAGAAGCACCTGCAGAAGGCAGAGGAGTTCGTCCTCACCGGATCCGAATTGTCGACTGTCGTCGATCTTCTCGAATGA
- a CDS encoding acyl-CoA dehydrogenase, whose translation MTALAGGVFGTDGREDNDAELRQLVDDLGQLAFDARLGHRGLPDRFDADLWRILEDAGLTRLTSTPDVDAGPRELAMTLYGLARHAGSVPLAETDLLTGWLGRQTGIDLPEGPLTVAIADGDTDGCRITGTARSVPWARSCAAVLLAVRIPDGLRVGLVEVPPSSLQEDHNLAGEPRDSITFDLPADQLRAVAPALGEELTRRGAWSRCVQIVGALDAAAALCVNHTRERVQFGRSLSAFQAVQQSLAGMAGEIEKARAAAELAVTAAVEHGFDSADTDYAVTVAKVTVGRAVGPVTTVAHQLHGAIGVTREHPLWLFTLRAQSWAEDYGTATHYARRLGRLALAAEDPWDLVAAT comes from the coding sequence GTGACTGCACTCGCAGGAGGAGTATTCGGCACCGATGGCCGCGAGGACAACGATGCCGAACTTCGGCAGCTCGTCGACGATCTGGGTCAGCTTGCCTTCGATGCCCGGCTGGGCCACCGAGGCCTACCCGACAGATTCGATGCGGACCTGTGGCGAATCCTCGAAGACGCCGGGCTGACCCGCCTGACGAGCACCCCGGATGTGGACGCCGGCCCGCGGGAGCTCGCAATGACGCTCTATGGTCTGGCCCGTCATGCCGGATCGGTGCCGTTGGCCGAAACCGACCTGTTGACAGGATGGTTGGGCCGGCAAACCGGCATCGACTTGCCGGAGGGCCCGCTGACAGTCGCTATCGCCGACGGTGATACCGACGGCTGCCGGATCACTGGGACAGCACGGTCAGTACCGTGGGCACGATCCTGTGCGGCGGTGCTGCTGGCGGTTCGCATTCCGGATGGATTGCGTGTCGGCCTGGTTGAGGTACCGCCCAGCAGCCTGCAAGAAGATCACAACCTCGCCGGTGAACCCCGCGATTCGATCACGTTCGATCTGCCCGCCGATCAGTTGCGTGCCGTCGCCCCGGCACTGGGTGAGGAACTGACGCGGCGCGGTGCGTGGTCGCGCTGCGTGCAGATAGTCGGAGCGCTGGACGCTGCCGCGGCACTGTGTGTCAATCACACCCGGGAGCGTGTCCAGTTCGGACGCTCGCTCAGTGCTTTCCAGGCCGTGCAACAGTCGCTGGCCGGCATGGCCGGGGAGATCGAAAAGGCCCGTGCAGCTGCAGAACTGGCAGTGACTGCGGCAGTCGAGCACGGCTTCGATTCGGCCGATACCGACTATGCGGTCACGGTGGCGAAAGTGACTGTCGGACGCGCCGTCGGTCCGGTGACAACCGTCGCGCACCAACTTCACGGTGCAATCGGCGTCACACGCGAGCATCCCCTGTGGCTGTTCACCTTGCGCGCCCAGAGCTGGGCCGAGGACTACGGCACCGCCACACATTACGCGCGCCGGCTGGGCCGCCTGGCCCTAGCCGCCGAGGATCCGTGGGATCTCGTCGCGGCGACATGA
- a CDS encoding enoyl-CoA hydratase/isomerase family protein — MTTSEIATLAGYEQFAPWLLVEKRGNVHVVSINRPEALNAVTEEVHHAFATIWRVLDADDDVRAVVTTGVGKAFSAGGDMVMFGRLIEDEAARAFQIHEARTVFLEVINFPKPLVSAVNGPAVGLGCSIALLSDLLVMGENSYLADPHVAVGLTAGDGGAAMLPLLVGMMKAKEYVLLGDRITAPIAEKLNLVTKVVNDDAVLDEALALGERLAALPPQALRSSKVALNMHLSRAAHGVLEYALAEELTSFSTPEFKERVAAFRSRSKDSKK, encoded by the coding sequence ATGACGACATCCGAGATCGCCACGCTAGCCGGCTACGAACAGTTCGCCCCGTGGCTGCTGGTGGAGAAGCGCGGCAACGTACACGTCGTGAGCATCAACCGCCCCGAGGCGCTCAACGCCGTCACCGAAGAGGTGCACCATGCGTTCGCCACCATCTGGCGGGTGCTCGACGCCGATGACGACGTGCGCGCGGTCGTGACCACCGGGGTTGGCAAGGCCTTCTCGGCCGGCGGCGACATGGTGATGTTCGGTCGCCTGATCGAGGACGAGGCCGCGCGGGCATTCCAGATACACGAAGCGCGGACGGTCTTTCTCGAGGTGATCAACTTCCCCAAGCCACTGGTGTCCGCGGTCAACGGGCCTGCCGTGGGGCTGGGCTGCTCGATCGCCCTGCTGTCCGATCTGCTGGTCATGGGGGAGAACAGCTATCTGGCCGATCCGCATGTCGCGGTCGGACTGACCGCCGGTGACGGTGGTGCGGCGATGCTGCCCCTACTGGTCGGCATGATGAAGGCCAAGGAATATGTGCTGCTTGGTGATCGGATTACCGCGCCGATAGCGGAGAAGCTGAACCTGGTCACCAAGGTGGTCAATGATGACGCGGTGCTCGATGAGGCACTGGCGCTCGGCGAGCGACTGGCCGCCCTGCCGCCGCAGGCTCTGCGGTCGTCGAAGGTGGCGCTCAACATGCACCTGTCACGAGCGGCGCACGGTGTGCTGGAATACGCACTGGCCGAGGAATTGACCTCGTTCTCGACACCGGAGTTCAAGGAACGAGTGGCTGCTTTCCGGTCCCGCTCCAAGGACTCCAAGAAGTAG
- a CDS encoding acyl-CoA dehydrogenase family protein has product MRRNIFEEVHDDFRATARAFFERECVPNVEKWEKDGKVSREAWLAAGEHGLIGWEFDEKYGGLGVKDFRFNQIISEEMFLTGSVGIGLGVQNDILMPYLNNLTTDEQKQRWLPKFIAGEYIGSIAMSEPAAGSDLAGIKTTARDEGDHWVVNGQKTFISNGLLSKLVLTAVKTDPSARHKGISLLMIEDGMEGFTRGRKLDKIGQYSADTAELFFEDVKVPKENLVGELNRGFYHLVSNLPSERVGVACYALPAARRALDLTKAYALERTAFGQPIGKFQVNRHFLAEMQTKLDAAQTYLDQCVLSVNDGTLSDQDAAGLKWWTSEVQWEIIDRCLQMYGGYGYINEYEVARLWRDSRVQRLYAGTTEIMKDLMGRAMGY; this is encoded by the coding sequence ATGCGCCGCAACATCTTCGAGGAAGTACACGATGACTTCCGGGCTACCGCACGAGCATTCTTCGAACGGGAATGCGTCCCGAACGTCGAGAAGTGGGAGAAGGACGGCAAGGTCAGCCGCGAGGCCTGGCTGGCCGCAGGCGAACACGGCTTGATCGGCTGGGAGTTCGACGAAAAGTACGGCGGATTGGGTGTCAAGGATTTCCGGTTCAACCAGATCATCTCCGAGGAGATGTTCCTGACCGGGTCCGTCGGCATCGGCTTGGGCGTGCAGAACGACATCCTGATGCCGTACCTGAACAACCTCACCACCGACGAACAAAAACAACGGTGGCTGCCCAAGTTCATCGCCGGCGAGTACATCGGCTCCATCGCGATGTCCGAACCCGCGGCCGGATCGGATCTGGCAGGCATCAAGACCACGGCCCGCGACGAAGGCGATCACTGGGTGGTCAACGGCCAGAAAACCTTCATCAGCAACGGTCTGCTGTCCAAACTCGTGCTCACCGCGGTCAAGACAGACCCGTCCGCAAGGCACAAGGGCATCAGCCTGCTGATGATCGAAGACGGTATGGAGGGGTTCACCCGCGGCCGCAAGCTCGACAAGATCGGCCAGTACTCCGCCGACACCGCCGAACTGTTCTTCGAGGACGTCAAGGTCCCCAAGGAGAACCTCGTCGGTGAACTCAACCGCGGCTTCTACCATCTGGTGTCGAACCTCCCCAGCGAACGGGTCGGCGTGGCCTGTTACGCGCTGCCCGCTGCCCGCCGTGCGCTCGATCTGACCAAGGCCTACGCGTTGGAGCGCACCGCGTTCGGCCAGCCGATCGGCAAGTTCCAGGTCAACCGGCACTTCCTGGCCGAGATGCAGACCAAGCTCGACGCCGCCCAGACCTATCTGGATCAGTGCGTGCTGTCAGTCAACGACGGCACTCTGAGCGATCAGGACGCTGCCGGATTGAAGTGGTGGACCTCGGAAGTCCAGTGGGAGATCATCGACCGCTGTTTGCAGATGTACGGCGGATACGGCTACATCAACGAGTACGAGGTAGCCAGGCTCTGGCGTGACTCGCGGGTCCAGCGACTGTACGCAGGCACCACCGAGATCATGAAAGATCTCATGGGTCGGGCGATGGGGTACTAG
- a CDS encoding SDR family oxidoreductase codes for MTVKKFEGASAIVSGGAGGLGEAAVRRLHADGLGVVIADLAVDKGKALADELGSRALFVSTDVTSDDSILGAIEQANQLGQLRYAVVAHGGFGVAQRIVQRDGSPADLGGFTKTIDLYLTGTYNLTRLVAASVAGTEPREDGERGAIVMTASVAGYEGQIGQTAYAAAKAGVIGLTIAAARDLSSAGIRVNTIAPGTMKTPIMESVGDEAIAKFAANIPFPKRLGTPDEYADAAAFLLSNGYVNGEVMRLDGAQRFTPK; via the coding sequence GTGACAGTTAAGAAATTCGAAGGCGCGTCGGCGATTGTCAGCGGCGGTGCAGGCGGCCTGGGAGAAGCTGCAGTACGCCGGCTCCACGCCGACGGACTCGGGGTGGTGATCGCGGATCTCGCCGTCGACAAAGGCAAGGCGCTGGCCGATGAGTTGGGCAGCCGGGCGCTCTTCGTCAGCACCGACGTGACAAGCGACGACAGCATCCTCGGTGCGATCGAGCAGGCCAACCAACTCGGTCAGCTTCGCTACGCGGTCGTCGCACACGGCGGTTTCGGTGTCGCCCAACGGATCGTGCAGCGCGACGGCAGCCCAGCCGACTTGGGTGGTTTCACCAAGACCATCGACCTCTACCTGACCGGCACCTACAACCTGACCCGTCTGGTGGCGGCATCGGTGGCCGGCACAGAGCCTCGTGAGGACGGTGAGCGGGGTGCCATCGTGATGACCGCCTCGGTGGCGGGATATGAGGGGCAGATCGGCCAGACGGCGTATGCCGCGGCGAAGGCGGGTGTCATCGGGTTGACCATCGCTGCCGCTCGCGACCTCAGTTCGGCTGGTATTCGGGTCAACACGATCGCACCGGGCACCATGAAGACGCCGATCATGGAGTCGGTGGGTGACGAGGCCATCGCCAAATTCGCCGCCAATATCCCGTTCCCGAAGCGGCTGGGCACACCTGACGAGTACGCGGACGCCGCGGCATTCCTGCTGAGCAACGGTTACGTCAACGGCGAGGTTATGCGTCTCGACGGGGCGCAACGATTCACCCCTAAGTAG
- a CDS encoding PaaI family thioesterase, which yields MTGVDERPTEYDLETPDSIQVRFGIEYLESRPDECTAVYSMPMERFRNPVTGAPTVGPLAILVDAAGGIVNHYRRPTGQWTVSSELSLELNHDDIRDLDGSVIASARTLGPSGSASLSICTLTYRGSVIGGGTVRSFFIPADGVLTERPPETLQCGAETTLADLMALEVRRDAGDCVLAQRVDPNLNNDIGIVHGGVAAAGLELAASAAINGTDGALRTGSLRVNFLRPFFAGTESRYVGTPLRAGRNTGVGDAQAIGDDGKVAVTARVTAYR from the coding sequence ATGACAGGGGTAGACGAACGTCCCACCGAGTATGATCTGGAGACGCCGGACTCCATTCAGGTGCGGTTCGGGATCGAGTACCTCGAATCGCGACCGGACGAATGTACCGCGGTGTACTCGATGCCGATGGAACGCTTCCGTAACCCCGTCACTGGTGCACCAACGGTCGGGCCGTTGGCCATCCTGGTCGACGCAGCAGGCGGGATCGTCAACCATTACCGCCGCCCCACCGGCCAGTGGACGGTGTCGTCGGAGTTGTCGCTGGAGCTCAACCATGATGACATCCGAGATCTCGACGGATCCGTGATCGCAAGCGCACGTACCCTCGGCCCATCAGGGTCCGCATCGCTGTCAATCTGCACGCTGACCTACCGAGGCTCCGTCATCGGCGGCGGTACGGTTCGGTCTTTCTTCATACCGGCTGATGGGGTACTCACCGAACGGCCACCGGAGACGTTGCAATGCGGTGCCGAGACCACGTTGGCGGACTTGATGGCTTTGGAGGTCCGCCGAGACGCCGGCGATTGCGTACTGGCGCAGCGTGTCGACCCCAACTTGAACAACGACATCGGCATCGTGCATGGCGGTGTGGCGGCGGCCGGGCTCGAACTCGCCGCGTCAGCGGCGATCAATGGGACCGACGGAGCGCTGCGGACGGGCTCGTTACGGGTGAACTTCCTGCGCCCGTTCTTCGCCGGGACGGAGTCCCGCTACGTGGGCACTCCGCTACGGGCGGGCCGCAATACGGGCGTCGGCGACGCGCAGGCCATCGGTGACGACGGGAAGGTGGCGGTCACCGCGCGGGTGACCGCCTACCGCTGA
- a CDS encoding acyl-CoA dehydrogenase family protein, translating to MNATDAAVRESDLAKLRSVVRDFLAADRAEFGWQPAVDSWLGGWDEGFSARLGAAGFVGLTIPRRYGGHEFGHLHRYAVTEELIAAGAPVAAHWTADRQVAPSLLTYGTEEQRERLLPKIVAGQLYSSIGMSEHGAGSDLAAVATKATRTDGGWLLSGTKVWTSGAHHAHQVVVLARTSPADPQHRHAGFSQFLVPCAAEGVRVEPIVLMSGAHHFNEVIFDQVFVPDADVLGDVGNGWHQVTSELSFERSGPERILSTGPLLFAAIRVLGSGPTPDDRSAVAVGELLARLISLRQLSLSVARRLTNGGDATNQAALVKDLGTRYEAESVELIADLIEALPPNPELETMLRTAWLHKPMFTLRGGTNEVLRGVIARGMGLR from the coding sequence GTGAATGCGACCGACGCGGCTGTACGCGAATCTGACTTGGCCAAACTGCGTTCCGTCGTGCGGGATTTTCTGGCCGCCGATCGCGCCGAGTTCGGCTGGCAACCCGCCGTCGACTCCTGGCTGGGCGGTTGGGACGAGGGGTTCTCGGCACGGCTGGGCGCCGCCGGGTTCGTTGGCCTGACGATCCCGCGCCGGTACGGCGGCCACGAATTCGGCCACCTGCACCGCTACGCGGTGACCGAGGAACTGATCGCGGCAGGAGCGCCGGTGGCGGCGCACTGGACCGCCGACCGCCAGGTTGCTCCGAGTCTCTTGACCTACGGCACCGAGGAGCAGCGCGAGAGATTGCTACCGAAGATCGTTGCGGGCCAGCTCTATTCGTCGATCGGCATGAGCGAGCACGGCGCCGGGTCCGACCTGGCAGCGGTGGCGACCAAGGCCACCCGAACCGATGGCGGTTGGCTGCTGTCCGGAACCAAAGTGTGGACAAGCGGAGCCCACCATGCCCACCAGGTCGTGGTGCTCGCTCGTACCAGCCCTGCCGACCCCCAGCACCGCCACGCCGGATTCAGCCAGTTCCTGGTGCCGTGTGCTGCCGAGGGCGTCCGTGTCGAGCCCATCGTATTGATGTCCGGCGCGCACCACTTCAACGAGGTGATCTTCGACCAGGTCTTCGTTCCCGATGCTGACGTGCTGGGCGACGTCGGAAATGGTTGGCACCAGGTCACTTCGGAGTTGTCCTTCGAACGCAGCGGGCCCGAGCGCATCCTGTCCACCGGTCCGTTGCTGTTCGCCGCGATCCGCGTGCTGGGTTCCGGACCTACACCCGATGACCGCTCCGCGGTTGCCGTCGGTGAGCTGTTGGCCCGATTGATCTCATTGCGGCAGCTGTCACTCTCGGTCGCTCGCAGGCTCACCAACGGTGGCGATGCCACAAACCAGGCAGCGTTGGTGAAAGACCTCGGCACCCGCTACGAGGCCGAGTCGGTCGAGCTGATCGCGGATCTGATCGAGGCGTTACCCCCGAACCCGGAGCTGGAGACGATGCTGAGAACGGCCTGGCTGCACAAGCCGATGTTTACGTTGCGCGGCGGTACCAATGAGGTGCTGCGCGGCGTGATCGCTCGCGGGATGGGGTTGAGGTGA
- a CDS encoding thiolase C-terminal domain-containing protein: MRRVAMVGAGMTPFAEHFALGIKDLIPMAYAECVANVDKGIKKSDIEAAWFGELSTTDGFPSGILADTLDLTDIPVTRVENACATGNDAIRNGTLAIASGLYDVVLVVGADKVRETASNTTFWDWAAMTRDNAWDYPLGLVAPANFALHVNRYLHESQATKEHMAMVAVKNHFHALKNPKAQLRYEITVEQALSAPIVVEPFGLYDCTPQSDGAAAVILAAEEVVDRYTDRPVWVRGVGLGMDRVMHQHKADMTTFPPTVRAAKTAMEMAGVTPRDIDVAEVHDCFTGVELISYEDLGFAERFEAYKLVEGREHYVGGAMPINPSGGLKAKGHPPGATGVAQCYELFNQLRGEAENQVDGARVALAHNIGGPTAVSAVTILSNQKN; the protein is encoded by the coding sequence ATGAGAAGAGTCGCCATGGTCGGGGCGGGGATGACCCCGTTCGCCGAGCACTTCGCGCTCGGCATCAAAGACCTCATCCCGATGGCCTACGCAGAATGCGTCGCCAACGTCGACAAGGGCATCAAGAAGTCGGACATCGAGGCCGCCTGGTTCGGCGAGTTGTCCACTACCGACGGATTCCCGTCGGGGATCCTGGCCGACACCCTCGACCTCACCGACATCCCGGTCACCCGCGTCGAGAATGCCTGTGCCACTGGTAATGACGCGATCCGCAACGGCACTCTGGCGATCGCCTCGGGTCTGTATGACGTAGTGCTGGTGGTCGGTGCAGACAAGGTGAGGGAGACCGCGTCCAACACCACGTTCTGGGACTGGGCGGCGATGACCCGTGACAACGCCTGGGACTATCCGTTGGGGCTGGTGGCGCCCGCCAACTTCGCGCTGCACGTCAATCGGTACCTGCATGAGTCGCAGGCAACCAAGGAGCACATGGCGATGGTCGCGGTGAAGAACCACTTCCACGCGCTGAAGAATCCGAAAGCCCAACTGCGGTACGAGATCACCGTCGAGCAGGCGTTGTCCGCGCCGATCGTGGTGGAGCCGTTCGGGCTGTATGACTGCACCCCGCAGAGTGACGGCGCGGCGGCGGTCATCCTCGCCGCCGAGGAGGTCGTGGACCGCTACACCGACCGACCGGTCTGGGTGCGCGGCGTCGGTCTGGGTATGGATCGGGTGATGCATCAACATAAGGCCGATATGACGACCTTCCCCCCGACGGTGCGCGCCGCGAAGACCGCGATGGAGATGGCCGGCGTGACACCCCGCGACATCGACGTGGCCGAGGTCCACGACTGCTTCACCGGGGTCGAGTTGATCAGTTACGAGGACCTCGGGTTCGCCGAGCGATTCGAGGCGTACAAACTGGTCGAGGGGCGTGAGCACTACGTCGGTGGGGCGATGCCGATCAATCCCAGCGGTGGCTTGAAGGCCAAGGGACACCCGCCCGGCGCTACCGGCGTCGCGCAATGCTACGAACTGTTCAACCAACTTCGTGGTGAAGCCGAGAATCAGGTCGACGGTGCGCGAGTGGCCTTGGCGCACAACATCGGCGGCCCGACCGCGGTCTCCGCGGTCACCATCCTTTCCAACCAGAAGAACTGA
- a CDS encoding OB-fold domain-containing protein encodes MTQVAAIGTYLPPWTVRERRVKGPDEDALTMAVAAGRAADPDATARQVVLVTRDFPLLEGGNGAVLLAGLSLPADVAVSEVLGGGPAALDQIVAAVEGTLVIAADDATVAGAAAVLIGTEGTGLAPVARQTRSLPTTVRAEDGTRHSYGDPRLQREIGVKSTVARMGLNNSQTVAAVVGVKAKELGGDVDVAGATEDPISSASGVIRALADLVESGHVGGLLVAVEQSSVTAAELTLPGGPVEAPTVTRDEAPARELPTFRTADGNGIPISLPAYARAFEPKLRWEAAVFDERPGIDTAPQFPPRARVDDDGELVTDYRLEPLPRTGTVYTQTTIRIPVPDLPSPYSIAVVQLDDSPVRVLMKVTGVPAGEATIGQAGAVVLRKIADRAGVPDYGYAFHPATPKGVQA; translated from the coding sequence ATGACTCAGGTCGCCGCGATCGGCACCTATCTGCCGCCATGGACCGTGCGTGAACGTCGGGTGAAAGGGCCCGACGAGGACGCTCTGACCATGGCAGTCGCCGCCGGGCGAGCCGCCGACCCGGATGCCACCGCGCGCCAGGTCGTGCTGGTGACGCGCGACTTCCCGTTGCTGGAAGGGGGTAATGGCGCGGTGCTGCTGGCGGGGTTGTCGCTGCCCGCCGACGTGGCGGTCAGCGAAGTGCTGGGTGGCGGACCTGCAGCGCTCGATCAGATCGTCGCGGCGGTCGAGGGCACTCTCGTCATCGCCGCCGACGATGCAACGGTAGCCGGGGCGGCCGCGGTCTTGATCGGCACCGAAGGCACCGGCTTGGCGCCAGTCGCCCGGCAGACTCGCAGCCTGCCCACCACCGTGCGTGCTGAGGATGGCACCCGTCACAGCTACGGCGACCCCCGGCTACAACGGGAGATCGGGGTCAAGTCGACGGTCGCCCGAATGGGGCTGAACAACTCCCAGACGGTCGCGGCCGTCGTAGGTGTGAAGGCTAAAGAACTTGGCGGCGACGTCGACGTTGCCGGTGCGACCGAAGACCCGATCTCGTCGGCATCCGGAGTGATTCGGGCACTGGCCGACCTCGTCGAGAGCGGTCACGTGGGCGGTCTGCTGGTGGCCGTCGAGCAGTCGAGTGTGACGGCGGCCGAGCTGACCCTGCCCGGCGGGCCAGTTGAAGCCCCGACGGTGACCCGCGACGAGGCCCCGGCGCGGGAGCTACCGACGTTCCGCACGGCCGACGGCAATGGCATCCCGATCTCGCTGCCCGCCTACGCCCGCGCGTTCGAGCCCAAGTTGCGATGGGAGGCGGCAGTATTCGACGAACGGCCCGGCATCGACACCGCGCCGCAGTTCCCGCCGCGCGCCCGTGTCGACGATGACGGTGAGCTGGTCACCGATTACCGGCTGGAACCGTTGCCGCGCACGGGAACCGTGTACACCCAGACCACCATTCGAATCCCCGTACCAGACCTGCCCAGCCCGTACTCGATCGCCGTCGTCCAACTCGACGACAGTCCCGTACGGGTGCTGATGAAGGTCACCGGTGTCCCCGCGGGGGAGGCCACCATCGGTCAGGCCGGGGCGGTGGTGCTGCGCAAGATCGCCGACCGCGCCGGCGTCCCCGATTACGGATACGCGTTCCACCCTGCGACACCCAAGGGAGTCCAAGCATGA
- a CDS encoding enoyl-CoA hydratase/isomerase family protein: MSDTANSGPRPPDGDWLGTPFLTFKREGAFAICTLDRPQARNAMTPAMYFGIRYAINHVNADADLAGLLITGTGDVFAPGGDLGQAAEDNWMDFASTMGMDVTPFDVLRQSPKPVVSAVNGLCQGGGLQIAMCSDLAVVSDRATFRVPELFRGIADTYYSQVLARLIGPVRTKDLMFTGRTLTAEEALDWGMVTRVVPHDELLDVAKELLAQCCRTAPGARSVIKASLDNYLGLYDRIGMQTSLFGSEAREGFRAFKQKNSPAWVHPELQIGGRL, translated from the coding sequence ATGTCCGACACTGCCAACAGCGGCCCGCGACCACCTGACGGCGATTGGCTGGGTACTCCCTTCCTCACCTTCAAAAGGGAAGGTGCGTTTGCGATCTGCACGTTGGACCGCCCGCAGGCACGCAATGCGATGACGCCGGCGATGTACTTCGGCATTCGGTATGCCATCAACCACGTGAATGCCGACGCCGACCTGGCCGGCCTGCTCATCACCGGCACCGGCGACGTTTTCGCGCCGGGCGGCGACCTCGGCCAAGCTGCCGAGGACAACTGGATGGATTTCGCATCGACCATGGGTATGGACGTCACACCCTTCGACGTGCTGCGCCAGTCGCCGAAGCCGGTGGTATCAGCGGTCAACGGGCTCTGCCAGGGAGGTGGTCTGCAGATTGCGATGTGTAGCGACCTCGCTGTCGTCAGCGACCGGGCTACGTTCCGGGTGCCCGAGCTCTTCCGTGGCATTGCGGACACGTACTACAGCCAGGTGCTCGCACGGCTGATCGGCCCGGTCCGCACCAAAGACCTGATGTTCACCGGGAGGACCCTCACCGCGGAAGAGGCGCTCGACTGGGGCATGGTGACCAGGGTGGTTCCACACGATGAGCTGTTGGATGTTGCGAAAGAGCTTCTCGCGCAATGCTGCCGGACTGCGCCGGGAGCGCGGAGCGTGATCAAGGCCAGCCTGGACAACTACCTGGGCCTGTACGACCGGATCGGCATGCAGACAAGCTTGTTCGGCTCTGAGGCGCGGGAAGGCTTCCGCGCGTTCAAGCAGAAGAACTCCCCGGCCTGGGTACACCCCGAGTTGCAGATTGGCGGCCGACTCTAG